The following are encoded in a window of Megalops cyprinoides isolate fMegCyp1 chromosome 16, fMegCyp1.pri, whole genome shotgun sequence genomic DNA:
- the cplx2 gene encoding complexin-2 — MDFVMKQALGGATKDMGKMLGGEEEKDPDAQKKEEERQEALRQQEEERKAKHARMEAEREKVRQTIRDKYGLKKKEEKEAEEKAAMEQACEGSLTRPKKAIPAGCGDDDEEDEESILDTVLKFLPGPLQDMFKK; from the exons ATGGATTTTGTGATGAAGCAAGCTTTAGGCG GTGCCACCAAAGACATGGGGAAGATGCTgggcggagaggaggagaaggaccCAGACGCccagaagaaggaggaggagagacaggaggccTTGAGGcagcaagaggaggagagaaaggcaaAGCACGCCCGCATGGAAGCAGAGCGGGAGAAAGTACGACAGACCATCCGGGATAAG TACGGgctgaagaagaaggaggagaaagaggcagaggagaaagCAGCCATGGAGCAGGCCTGTGAGGGGTCATTGACACGCCCCAAGAAAGCCATCCCGGCTGGGTGCGGGGATGAtgacgaggaggacgaggagagCATTTTGGACACCGTTCTCAAATTCCTGCCTGGCCCTCTTCAGGACATGTTCAAGAAGTAA